A single genomic interval of Astyanax mexicanus isolate ESR-SI-001 chromosome 4, AstMex3_surface, whole genome shotgun sequence harbors:
- the LOC103038185 gene encoding neurturin, whose product MKLWKGAILALILISTALSLLLTKTMLPAGATDPRASASSTRFSSATPPLGPPPSPSFSPEATGLRRVARSADSVGSLLSQFSYLFQSFTEGELQRVIRMLVNRQSKRSSKVVASSRGRRTKRARMGPNQCKLHKKQLRVSDLGLGYDSNETVVFQYCSGKCTSRRGTYDIVMDHLRLNKSSGQKRKASNVEGARDREPYSPCCRPTKYEGNLVFFGNNGKFGIVPNVSARECGCV is encoded by the exons ATGAAGTTATGGAAAGGGGCCATTCTTGCCTTAATCCTCATTAGCACTGCTCTTTCACTCCTCCTCACCAAAACCATGCTGCCTGCCGGGGCCACCGACCCCAGGGCCTCTGCCTCGTCCACGCGATTTTCATCAGCGACACCACCATTAGGACCACCACCGTCACCATCATTTTCACCCGAAGCGACGGGTCTTCGGCGGGTGGCTAGATCAGCGGACAGCGTGGGCTCTCTGCTATCACAGT TTTCCTACTTGTTCCAGAGCTTCACAGAGGGGGAGCTGCAGAGGGTGATCAGAATGCTGGTGAACAGACAGTCCAAAAGGTCAAGCAAGGTGGTGGCAAGTAGCCGGGGCAGGAGAACCAAGCGGGCAAGGATGGGCCCAAACCAATGCAAGTTGCACAAGAAGCAGCTGAGGGTAAGTGACCTGGGCCTGGGCTACGACAGTAATGAGACTGTGGTCTTCCAATACTGCAGCGGCAAATGTACTAGCCGCCGGGGCACCTATGACATAGTGATGGACCACTTGCGGCTCAACAAGTCATCTGGTCAGAAGCGCAAAGCTTCAAACGTGGAAGGTGCCAGGGACCGTGAACCCTACAGCCCCTGCTGCCGGCCCACTAAGTATGAGGGAAACTTGGTGTTCTTTGGCAACAACGGAAAATTTGGCATTGTCCCGAATGTGTCAGCCAGGGAGTGCGGCTGTGTATGA